The sequence below is a genomic window from Brettanomyces bruxellensis chromosome 9, complete sequence.
AACATTTGGGAAAATGCCATAACTTCACTCTGCTGGCTTTTGCCTCAAGATCCACCGAAACAACCCTAATTTTACCTGTCCCCGTGCTAGTTATTCATAATGATACGCACTTTACTATGCATACGACCCATTTTGATAGTTATAATCCGTAAGTTCTGTTGTTAGTTGAGGAATATACATATAATACAAACACAAGTACATAGGGGAAGATGTCTAGGtagaaatatatgaaagCGAGGAAAACGTAtgctgaaaaaattttttttctctcctctttttccccgctgttttttttcactgAGGTGCGAGGGTTGGCATTATTTGTGGTGCACAGATGTATAGTTTGTGCACGGATGTATGCTCATTGCTCTATCATCTAGTTGAGAACTCTATGAACAACCAACATTGCAATCAAATCCAGTATttaaacaaacacacaCGGAAACACCTTCAAGATTTAACCGCACGTTTGTGTATTCCATGCAACCTCTCTTTGTGCTCATAATTCCGCCATTCGCATCATTTTGTCCGTATTTGGTCATCCAAGtcatcaaaatcatcttcatccgcCACTTCTATGAACTCATTTGGTGCCACCTCATCCTTCATTTGTTCAACGCAACCTGCATAAAGCATTTTGAGCTCCTGTCTGGCCGTTGGTGGCATATAATAGAGAAAAACTAGTGGAGACACTAAACGACCGTCTGAAGACTTGTATGGGTAGTTCATCAAAACGAAACGTGGACTGTTGTCTGGTAGTTCATCTGCAAGAGTTTCTAGCGAGTCAATTATATCGTCAGGGTCCTCATATTGGAGTTCATAACTGGTTGGGTCgattttatatatttcagCAGATATTTTCTTAGCCCTAGAGCCTGAAAGTCGAAATTTGCGgattttctgctttgtaTCTGGTGAAAATGTGTAGAGTGACGACATGGAGAATATTTAGTGCCTGCCTGTGGATATTCTATCAACGATGTAGTCCTTTATGCCGTTTTAATATGTTCGGCGCTTAAACAAGCAGAATACCAGAAGAAGCATGTGGCTGCAAAAGCCGGTTAAGCGCGGAATGGGggagaaaaacaaataaatgaaaaaaagcgCATCAGTGAGTTTGGCAAGagtattatttatttagttACTTAATTACTCACTACAAATTGTACATTTTAGCTTGAAGCAttcctttatatatatattctttctccttWAAAAAAGCATCCTCTAGGGACTCTGGGCAGGTTTAGCAAACAACggtaaaaagaaggagaactaaaaaaagaagaaataataatgaaaaaaaagcatttttgaaaattaaaagcaaTTCTTGATGTAATCAGCACTTAGCTCAAACCAGCTAGCTCAGCCTCCTCCTGGACTGTTTTCCTCTGCTTAAGAATCAAATCATGACCCGTGACACGCTTATATATGTCCTTAACATCGTCAGTAGTACTTTCGAAGTGAGAAGATGGGTCGTAAGATTTGGAAATGTAGACATTATCTTTAGTGCCGGACTCCTTTGGCTCATAAAGCTGGGAAATACTCATAAGAACATCCTTGGTAGGGCCAATAATCTTGAAGGCAGGTTCAAGCTCCAAGTGGGGTTTGTCTGTCTCTATGATGGTGGAAATAATGGCAACATAGTAACCCTTTGCACAAATGTTGTGTGCCCCGGATATCACTGCAATGTATATGTCGTTTTTCCGGCCAACCTGGTTTTGTGGGATGATGATTTGTGCGGAATCGGCATCATTGGTGTTTGGGATGGCGTGATCCAAGATGCAAATGGCTCTGATGACCTTCTGGTCGCCAGAAACGGTTTTCACCTTCTCAGGGAAGTAAGTTGGGTCGGCAATGCAGATTGGAGCCTTGGCAACACCTTCTTTAGTCTTAACACCGGCGAATTTGCCGTCTTCAGTCCACAAGTACTCGTCGATCGGCGTATCAAGCATAAAAGTACCGCCATAAATGGCGGATAAACGAGCAAAACCTTGAGGAAGCTCTCCCAATCCATACAACGGATAGATGTAAGGCGATTTCCCGTACCGGGCCATCGAGGTAACATAGAGATTGATCCGGTTGTACGTGTCCCTTGCCGGTTTGTCGAGATAGCTGTCGTTTGAGTGCAAAGCCATGGCATGGCCGATAAAGTCACGTGTTCCCGGTTGAA
It includes:
- a CDS encoding uncharacterized protein (BUSCO:EOG09265I60), with amino-acid sequence MSSLYTFSPDTKQKIRKFRLSGSRAKKISAEIYKIDPTSYELQYEDPDDIIDSLETLADELPDNSPRFVLMNYPYKSSDGRLVSPLVFLYYMPPTARQELKMLYAGCVEQMKDEVAPNEFIEVADEDDFDDLDDQIRTK
- the GDI1 gene encoding Rab GDP dissociation inhibitor alpha (BUSCO:EOG09262739) yields the protein MEENYDVIVLGTGLTECILSGLLSIEGKKVLHIDKQEYYGGESASLNLTQLYSKFKPSKPYKGQYGKDRDWLVDLIPKFLMANGELTNILVHTDVTRYMEFKQISGSFVYRDGVIAKVPGSTTEAISSPLMGFFEKRRMRNFLQFIVDYQEDDPNSKHGFDLDKDTMEQIYTHYGLQPGTRDFIGHAMALHSNDSYLDKPARDTYNRINLYVTSMARYGKSPYIYPLYGLGELPQGFARLSAIYGGTFMLDTPIDEYLWTEDGKFAGVKTKEGVAKAPICIADPTYFPEKVKTVSGDQKVIRAICILDHAIPNTNDADSAQIIIPQNQVGRKNDIYIAVISGAHNICAKGYYVAIISTIIETDKPHLELEPAFKIIGPTKDVLMSISQLYEPKESGTKDNVYISKSYDPSSHFESTTDDVKDIYKRVTGHDLILKQRKTVQEEAELAGLS